From Streptomyces sp. NBC_00370, a single genomic window includes:
- a CDS encoding phosphatase PAP2 family protein: MAGLVLDGSNPDVSLLYDINGLAKDAPSWFDRVMEFVGEYGILLGLVLVVLWSWWSVRRRGTAGDSVSGVAGLVWAPLAAGVALLINIPIRDFVGRNRPFVDHKGLDVLVAGKDDFSFVSDHATMAMALGVGIFIVHRKFGLVAIGLALLEGFCRVYMGVHYPTDVIGGFALGTAVTLLLTPVALALLTPLMSAVSRSALAGWFVRSRSARAADAAALSAGGTRALDIPEPRPDDNNLAA; the protein is encoded by the coding sequence ATGGCTGGACTCGTACTGGATGGGTCGAACCCCGACGTCAGTCTGCTTTACGACATCAACGGACTCGCGAAGGACGCCCCTTCGTGGTTCGACCGCGTCATGGAATTCGTCGGCGAATACGGCATTCTCCTCGGGCTCGTGCTCGTCGTCCTGTGGAGCTGGTGGAGTGTGCGCCGGCGCGGGACGGCCGGGGACTCGGTCTCGGGCGTCGCCGGGCTCGTCTGGGCGCCGCTCGCCGCCGGTGTCGCCCTGCTCATCAACATCCCCATCCGGGACTTCGTCGGCCGCAACCGGCCGTTCGTCGACCACAAGGGCCTGGACGTGCTCGTGGCGGGCAAGGACGACTTCTCGTTCGTCAGCGACCACGCAACGATGGCGATGGCGCTCGGCGTCGGGATCTTCATCGTCCACCGCAAGTTCGGGCTCGTCGCGATCGGCCTCGCGCTGCTCGAAGGGTTCTGCCGCGTCTACATGGGGGTGCACTACCCGACGGACGTGATCGGCGGATTCGCCCTCGGCACGGCTGTCACGCTGCTGCTCACGCCCGTCGCGCTCGCCCTGCTCACGCCGCTGATGTCGGCGGTCTCCCGGTCGGCCCTCGCGGGCTGGTTCGTACGCTCCCGCTCCGCCCGCGCGGCGGACGCTGCGGCGCTCAGCGCCGGCGGTACGCGCGCGCTGGACATCCCCGAGCCCCGGCCCGACGACAACAACCTCGCCGCCTGA
- a CDS encoding sortase domain-containing protein: MRATAPADTAIKVLLAVAGLCAVGAVLLQLFVPRPAPPQAPVQPAAEPRQIRVTDAHSVPVKLHIPSLGVDADILPLGLDATGALEVPGFRNPMRVGWYALGPRPGQRGPAVLVGHRDAPANEYEHGKRIGGNHLRKGVFAKIGRLHDGARIEAELGDGRRLPFRVTSVETYRTRRFPTARVYGPVDQPQLRLITCGGVIDAQGHWDSNVVVSAVQVAAPTG; this comes from the coding sequence GTGAGGGCGACGGCGCCCGCGGACACCGCGATAAAGGTGCTGCTGGCCGTCGCCGGTCTGTGCGCGGTGGGCGCCGTACTGCTCCAGCTGTTCGTGCCGCGCCCGGCGCCGCCGCAGGCGCCGGTGCAGCCGGCGGCCGAACCACGGCAGATCCGGGTGACGGACGCGCACTCGGTGCCGGTGAAGCTGCACATCCCGTCGCTCGGCGTCGACGCGGACATCCTGCCGCTGGGGCTCGACGCGACGGGCGCGCTGGAGGTGCCGGGGTTCCGTAACCCGATGCGGGTCGGCTGGTACGCCCTGGGCCCGCGCCCCGGCCAGCGGGGGCCCGCCGTGCTGGTCGGCCACCGGGACGCCCCCGCCAACGAGTACGAGCACGGCAAGCGCATCGGCGGCAACCACCTCAGGAAGGGCGTCTTCGCCAAGATCGGCCGGTTGCACGACGGCGCCCGGATCGAGGCGGAGCTGGGCGACGGCAGGCGGCTGCCGTTCCGGGTGACGTCCGTCGAGACGTACCGGACACGACGATTCCCGACGGCCCGGGTGTACGGCCCGGTGGATCAGCCGCAGCTGCGGCTGATCACCTGCGGCGGAGTGATCGACGCGCAGGGCCACTGGGACTCGAACGTGGTGGTCAGCGCCGTACAGGTCGCGGCGCCGACCGGGTAA
- a CDS encoding FAD-binding oxidoreductase, with amino-acid sequence MVRTVQRRTLLGAAAALAATGALSACSPDDATAGKGGDSPGNSPSGGTGPAGGAASASASPGAPSWGALAKGLDGELVRPGDADYATARQLYNTRFDNLKPAAVAYVTGEGDIKECLAFARTHRTPVSIRGGGHSYAGWSSGNGRLVIDISKLNSLDGAADGRVGAGAKLSDVYRAMADHGRTIPAGSCPTVGVAGLTLGGGHGVAARAYGLTCDNLTSATLITADGRRLTADADENKDLFWALRGAGNGNFGVVTELRFDTHPAPEGIAGFMNWPWSKADTLLAAWQEWGPEQPDEIWSSLHLDAGPGGVTPTLSLSVFSLGDEAGLHKAVDRLADGPGGPGPASSVSIKPRGYEDAMQVYAGCSGLTAEQCKLPGGTPGRSRQGGLHRETYAAASDFYDRSLSPAGRQALISAVEDFTKIPTSQGGGSGSVALTALGGAVNRVDPSATAFVHRRSRMLTQYIGSWQQGTSGSAQQAWLKSAHGAMRRYASGAAYQNYIDPTLKDWRNAYYGSAAGRLATLKKQYDPDRLFDFPQAL; translated from the coding sequence ATGGTTCGTACCGTCCAACGCCGCACGCTGCTCGGCGCGGCGGCGGCGCTCGCCGCCACCGGCGCACTGAGCGCCTGCTCCCCCGACGACGCGACTGCCGGGAAGGGCGGTGACTCCCCGGGCAACTCCCCGTCGGGCGGCACCGGGCCGGCCGGTGGCGCCGCGTCGGCGAGCGCGTCACCGGGCGCGCCGAGCTGGGGCGCGCTGGCGAAGGGGCTGGACGGCGAACTCGTACGCCCCGGGGACGCCGACTACGCCACGGCGCGCCAGCTCTACAACACGCGCTTCGACAACCTGAAGCCCGCAGCCGTCGCGTATGTCACCGGCGAGGGCGACATCAAGGAGTGCCTGGCCTTCGCCCGTACGCACCGCACGCCGGTCTCCATACGCGGCGGCGGCCACTCGTACGCGGGCTGGTCGAGCGGCAACGGCCGGCTCGTGATCGACATATCGAAGCTCAACTCGCTCGACGGGGCCGCCGACGGCAGGGTCGGCGCAGGCGCCAAGCTCTCCGACGTCTACCGGGCCATGGCCGACCACGGCCGTACGATCCCGGCGGGCTCCTGCCCCACCGTGGGCGTCGCGGGTCTGACCCTCGGCGGCGGCCACGGCGTCGCCGCCCGCGCCTACGGGCTCACCTGCGACAACCTGACCTCCGCGACCCTCATCACGGCGGACGGCCGGCGGCTGACCGCCGACGCGGACGAGAACAAGGACCTCTTCTGGGCGCTGCGCGGCGCGGGCAACGGCAACTTCGGGGTCGTCACCGAGCTGCGCTTCGACACCCATCCCGCCCCCGAAGGCATCGCGGGATTCATGAACTGGCCCTGGTCGAAGGCCGACACCCTGCTCGCGGCCTGGCAGGAGTGGGGCCCCGAGCAGCCGGACGAGATCTGGTCGTCCCTGCACCTCGACGCGGGCCCCGGCGGCGTCACCCCCACCCTGTCCCTCTCGGTCTTCTCGCTCGGCGACGAGGCAGGGCTGCACAAGGCGGTCGACCGCCTCGCCGACGGCCCCGGCGGTCCGGGGCCCGCGAGTTCCGTCTCGATCAAGCCGCGCGGGTACGAGGACGCGATGCAGGTGTATGCCGGCTGCTCGGGCCTCACCGCCGAACAGTGCAAGCTCCCCGGCGGCACTCCGGGCCGCAGCAGGCAGGGCGGGCTGCACCGCGAGACGTACGCCGCCGCTTCGGATTTCTACGACCGCTCGCTGTCACCGGCCGGCCGGCAGGCCCTCATATCCGCTGTGGAGGACTTCACCAAGATCCCGACGAGCCAGGGCGGCGGCAGCGGCTCGGTCGCCCTGACGGCGCTCGGCGGCGCGGTCAACCGCGTCGACCCGTCCGCCACGGCCTTCGTCCACCGGCGTTCGCGGATGCTGACGCAGTACATCGGCTCCTGGCAGCAGGGCACCTCGGGCTCGGCCCAGCAGGCGTGGCTCAAGAGCGCGCACGGCGCGATGCGCCGCTACGCGTCGGGCGCCGCGTACCAGAACTACATCGACCCGACGCTGAAGGACTGGCGCAACGCGTACTACGGCTCGGCGGCGGGGCGGCTGGCGACGCTGAAGAAGCAGTACGACCCGGACAGGCTGTTCGACTTCCCGCAGGCACTGTGA
- a CDS encoding metal-sensitive transcriptional regulator → MTTTEAAGSTASEAPSTTEGETGHAVHGYHKQKDEHLKRLRRIEGQIRGLQRLVDEDVYCIDILTQVSASTKALQSFALQLLEEHLRHCVADAAVRGGEEIDAKVEEATKAIARLLRT, encoded by the coding sequence ATGACGACCACCGAAGCGGCCGGCTCGACCGCCAGCGAAGCGCCCTCCACGACGGAGGGTGAGACCGGTCACGCGGTGCACGGATACCACAAGCAGAAGGACGAGCACCTCAAGCGGCTGCGCCGGATCGAGGGCCAGATCCGCGGTCTGCAGCGGCTCGTGGACGAGGACGTCTACTGCATCGACATACTCACCCAGGTCTCGGCCTCGACCAAGGCCCTGCAGTCCTTCGCGCTCCAGCTCCTGGAGGAGCACCTGCGGCACTGCGTCGCCGACGCGGCCGTACGGGGCGGCGAGGAGATCGACGCGAAGGTCGAGGAAGCGACGAAGGCGATCGCCCGGCTGCTGCGCACCTGA
- a CDS encoding DUF47 domain-containing protein: MRFRLTPRETSFYDMFSASADNIVTGSKLLMELLGADSSARAEIAERMRAAEHAGDDATHAIFHQLNSSFITPFDREDIYNLASQLDDIMDFMEEAVDLVVLYNVEELPKGVEQQIEVLARAADLTAEAMPHLRTMNNLTEYWIEVNRLENQADQIHRKLLAHLFNGKYDAMEVLKLKQIVDVLEEAADAFEHVANTVETITVKES; the protein is encoded by the coding sequence GTGCGATTTCGTCTGACCCCAAGGGAGACGAGCTTCTACGACATGTTTTCCGCCTCCGCGGACAACATCGTCACGGGCTCCAAGCTCCTCATGGAACTGCTCGGGGCGGATTCTTCCGCCAGAGCCGAGATCGCGGAGCGGATGAGGGCGGCGGAGCACGCGGGGGACGACGCCACCCACGCGATCTTCCATCAGCTCAACTCCTCCTTCATCACGCCGTTCGACCGCGAGGACATCTACAACCTGGCATCGCAGCTCGACGACATCATGGACTTCATGGAGGAGGCCGTCGACCTCGTCGTCCTCTACAACGTCGAAGAGCTGCCGAAGGGCGTCGAGCAGCAGATCGAGGTGCTGGCCAGGGCGGCGGATCTCACCGCCGAGGCCATGCCGCATCTGCGCACGATGAACAACCTCACCGAGTACTGGATCGAGGTCAACCGCCTGGAGAACCAGGCCGACCAGATCCACCGCAAGCTGCTGGCCCATCTCTTCAACGGCAAGTACGACGCGATGGAGGTGCTCAAGCTCAAGCAGATCGTCGATGTGCTTGAAGAGGCCGCCGACGCGTTCGAGCACGTCGCGAACACGGTGGAGACGATCACGGTCAAGGAGTCCTGA
- a CDS encoding inorganic phosphate transporter, producing the protein MDTFALIVTIGVALGFTYTNGFHDSANAIATSVSTRALTPRAALAMAAVMNLAGAFLGQGVAKTVSEGLIDTPSGDKGMGILFAALVGAVVWNLGTWYFGLPSSSSHALFGGLVGAALAGGSDVIWSGVVEKVVVPMFLSPIVGLVVGYLIMVAIMWLFRRSNPHKTKRGFRIAQTVSAAAMALGHGLQDAQKTMGVVMMALVISGSENFSDPIPVWVKIVCALMLSLGTYAGGWRIMRTLGRKIIELDPPQGFAAETTGAAILYSTSYIFQAPVSTTHVITSAIMGVGATKRVNAVRWGVAKNIILGWFITMPAAALVAAVSFWIVNLAFG; encoded by the coding sequence GTGGACACCTTCGCTCTGATCGTGACCATCGGTGTCGCGCTCGGTTTCACCTACACCAATGGCTTCCACGACTCGGCGAACGCGATCGCGACCTCGGTGTCCACCCGGGCGCTGACTCCTCGTGCCGCTCTGGCCATGGCCGCCGTGATGAATCTCGCGGGCGCGTTCCTGGGGCAGGGAGTCGCCAAGACCGTCAGCGAGGGGCTGATCGACACGCCCTCCGGCGACAAGGGGATGGGCATCCTCTTCGCCGCGCTGGTCGGCGCGGTCGTCTGGAACCTCGGGACCTGGTACTTCGGCCTGCCGTCCTCGTCCTCGCACGCGCTGTTCGGCGGCCTGGTGGGCGCCGCGCTGGCCGGTGGCAGTGATGTCATCTGGTCCGGGGTCGTCGAGAAGGTCGTCGTCCCCATGTTCCTTTCGCCGATCGTCGGTCTCGTCGTCGGCTATTTGATCATGGTCGCGATCATGTGGCTGTTCCGCAGGTCGAACCCGCACAAGACGAAGCGCGGCTTCCGGATAGCCCAGACGGTCTCGGCCGCCGCCATGGCGCTCGGCCACGGTCTGCAGGACGCCCAGAAGACGATGGGTGTCGTGATGATGGCCCTGGTCATCTCCGGCTCGGAGAACTTCAGCGACCCGATCCCGGTCTGGGTCAAGATCGTCTGTGCGCTGATGCTGTCGCTCGGTACGTACGCGGGCGGCTGGCGCATCATGCGGACGCTCGGCCGCAAGATCATCGAGCTGGACCCGCCGCAGGGGTTCGCCGCCGAGACGACGGGCGCCGCGATCCTGTACTCGACGTCCTACATCTTCCAGGCGCCGGTCTCCACGACCCATGTGATCACCTCGGCGATCATGGGTGTCGGGGCGACGAAGCGGGTGAACGCCGTGCGCTGGGGCGTCGCCAAGAACATCATCCTCGGCTGGTTCATCACGATGCCGGCGGCCGCCCTGGTCGCGGCGGTCAGCTTCTGGATCGTGAACCTCGCCTTCGGCTGA
- the pstB gene encoding phosphate ABC transporter ATP-binding protein PstB codes for MAKRIDVSGLSAYYGSHRAIDDISMTVEPRSVTAFIGPSGCGKSTFLRTLNRMHEVTPGGRVEGKVLLDDENLYASTVDPVAVRRTVGMVFQRPNPFPTMSIFDNVAAGLRLNGRYGKQELSNIVEKSLKSANLWNEVKDRLNKPGSGLSGGQQQRLCIARAIAVEPDVLLMDEPCSALDPISTLAIEDLIGELKERFTIVIVTHNMQQAARVSDRTAFFNLSAVGQPGKLIEIDETERIFSNPSVAATEDYISGRFG; via the coding sequence ATGGCCAAGCGAATCGACGTCAGCGGACTCTCCGCCTACTACGGCAGCCACCGGGCGATCGACGACATCTCGATGACCGTGGAGCCCCGCTCGGTGACGGCCTTCATCGGCCCGTCCGGCTGCGGCAAGTCCACGTTCCTGCGCACGCTCAACCGGATGCACGAGGTCACGCCCGGCGGGCGGGTCGAGGGCAAGGTGCTGCTGGACGACGAGAACCTGTACGCCTCGACCGTCGACCCGGTCGCCGTGCGCCGTACGGTCGGCATGGTCTTCCAGCGCCCGAACCCGTTCCCGACGATGTCGATCTTCGACAACGTCGCCGCGGGCCTGCGGCTCAACGGCCGGTACGGCAAGCAGGAGCTCTCGAACATCGTCGAGAAGTCCCTGAAGAGCGCCAACCTCTGGAACGAGGTCAAGGACCGGCTGAACAAGCCGGGTTCCGGCCTCTCCGGCGGTCAGCAGCAGCGCCTGTGCATCGCCCGCGCCATCGCGGTCGAGCCGGACGTGCTGCTGATGGACGAGCCGTGCTCCGCGCTCGACCCGATCTCGACGCTCGCGATCGAGGACCTGATCGGCGAGTTGAAGGAGCGCTTCACGATCGTCATCGTGACGCACAACATGCAGCAGGCGGCCCGTGTCTCGGACCGCACGGCCTTCTTCAACCTCTCGGCGGTCGGCCAGCCCGGCAAGCTCATCGAGATAGACGAAACGGAACGGATATTCTCCAACCCGTCCGTCGCGGCCACCGAGGACTACATCTCCGGCCGTTTCGGATAG
- the pstA gene encoding phosphate ABC transporter permease PstA: MSHAAVQDKPAPVPPPDNGENSLSERRLPRWAGAGFAAAGIVVGVAVGAGAGLDSKVQWGLIAVIAFVVISYVVTSTVENKRQAKDRLATSIVWVCFILAVIPLFSLLYTTIKRGVKVLDGNFLTHSMGGVINTEAGGGVYHAIIGTLEQVGIATVIAVPIGLLTAVYLVEYGKGALAKAVTFFVDVMTGIPSIVAGLFILSIVLIIKAGPSGLEGSLALTILMIPVVVRSTEEMLKLVPNELREAALALGVPKWRMILKVVLPTAIGGITTGVMLAVARIAGETAPIILLVFGSQFINTNPFDGAQSSLPFYIYEQYRYGNPASYDRAWGAALVLIAFVMILNLVARGIARWKAPKTGR, from the coding sequence ATGAGCCACGCAGCCGTACAGGACAAGCCCGCTCCCGTTCCGCCGCCGGACAACGGCGAGAACAGCCTGAGCGAGCGCCGACTGCCGCGCTGGGCAGGGGCCGGCTTCGCCGCCGCCGGGATCGTCGTCGGCGTGGCCGTCGGCGCGGGCGCCGGGCTGGACAGCAAGGTCCAGTGGGGCCTGATCGCCGTCATCGCCTTCGTCGTCATCTCGTACGTCGTCACGAGCACGGTCGAGAACAAGCGCCAGGCCAAGGACCGGCTCGCCACCAGCATCGTCTGGGTGTGCTTCATCCTCGCCGTGATCCCGCTGTTCTCGCTGCTCTACACGACCATCAAGCGCGGCGTGAAGGTCCTCGACGGGAACTTCCTGACCCACTCGATGGGCGGGGTCATCAACACCGAGGCGGGCGGCGGCGTCTACCACGCCATCATCGGCACGCTGGAGCAGGTCGGCATCGCCACGGTGATCGCCGTACCGATCGGGCTGCTGACCGCGGTCTACCTGGTCGAGTACGGCAAGGGCGCGCTGGCCAAGGCCGTGACGTTCTTCGTGGACGTCATGACGGGTATCCCGTCGATCGTCGCCGGTCTGTTCATCCTGTCGATCGTCCTGATCATCAAGGCCGGTCCTTCCGGCCTCGAAGGCTCGCTCGCGCTGACGATCCTGATGATCCCCGTGGTGGTCCGCTCCACCGAGGAGATGCTGAAGCTCGTACCGAACGAGCTGCGTGAGGCGGCGCTCGCCCTGGGTGTGCCGAAGTGGCGCATGATCCTCAAGGTGGTCCTGCCGACCGCGATCGGCGGTATCACCACCGGTGTCATGCTGGCCGTCGCGCGTATCGCGGGTGAGACGGCACCGATCATCCTGCTCGTGTTCGGCAGCCAGTTCATCAACACGAACCCCTTCGACGGAGCCCAGTCGTCGCTGCCGTTCTACATCTACGAGCAGTACCGGTACGGCAACCCGGCCAGCTACGACCGTGCCTGGGGCGCGGCGCTGGTGCTGATCGCCTTCGTCATGATCCTGAACCTCGTCGCCCGCGGCATCGCCCGCTGGAAGGCCCCGAAGACCGGCCGCTGA
- the pstC gene encoding phosphate ABC transporter permease subunit PstC — MATTTPIDTPPPAPPVNRPSDTSTGRMGDKVFSGLSRGSGILLLVVMASIAGFLTYRAAIAISGDHANFLTTFEWNTGLTPPVFGIAVLLVGTIVSSIVAMIIAVPIAVGIALFISHYAPRRLATPIAYVVDLLAAVPSIIYGIWGAIVLVPYLEGLNLWLDHYFAWTYIFDQTQPGVARNMFTVGILLAIMILPIVTSVSREVFLQVPRMNEEAALALGATRWEVIRLSVLPFGRSGIISASMLGLGRALGETMAVATVLSPSYLMSLHLLDPGGGTFAQNIAAKFDEANEFGRDALIASGLVLFVLTLLVNGGARLIIARRKEYSGANA; from the coding sequence ATGGCTACCACCACACCGATAGACACGCCTCCACCGGCGCCGCCCGTCAACCGCCCGTCGGACACCTCGACCGGCCGCATGGGCGACAAAGTCTTCTCGGGCCTCTCCAGAGGCTCGGGCATCCTGCTGCTCGTCGTCATGGCGTCGATCGCCGGCTTCCTGACGTACCGGGCGGCCATCGCCATCTCGGGCGACCACGCGAACTTCCTCACCACCTTCGAATGGAACACCGGGCTCACCCCGCCCGTGTTCGGCATCGCCGTGCTGCTGGTCGGCACGATCGTCAGCTCGATCGTCGCGATGATCATCGCGGTGCCGATCGCCGTCGGCATCGCCCTCTTCATCTCGCACTACGCGCCCCGCAGGCTCGCGACGCCGATCGCCTACGTGGTGGACCTGCTCGCAGCGGTTCCCAGCATCATCTACGGCATCTGGGGCGCGATCGTCCTCGTGCCCTACCTCGAGGGCCTGAACCTCTGGCTCGACCACTACTTCGCCTGGACGTACATCTTCGACCAGACGCAGCCCGGCGTCGCCAGGAACATGTTCACCGTCGGCATCCTGCTGGCGATCATGATCCTGCCGATCGTCACCAGCGTCAGCCGTGAGGTCTTCCTCCAGGTGCCGCGGATGAACGAGGAGGCGGCCCTCGCGCTCGGCGCGACCCGCTGGGAAGTCATCCGGCTCTCCGTGCTCCCCTTCGGCCGCTCCGGCATCATCTCCGCCTCGATGCTGGGCCTCGGCCGCGCGCTCGGCGAGACGATGGCCGTCGCGACGGTCCTGTCGCCCAGCTATCTGATGTCGCTCCATCTGCTCGACCCGGGCGGCGGTACGTTCGCCCAGAACATCGCGGCGAAGTTCGACGAGGCCAACGAGTTCGGGCGGGACGCCCTGATCGCTTCCGGTCTGGTCCTCTTCGTCCTCACTCTGCTGGTGAACGGCGGCGCCCGGCTGATCATCGCCCGCCGCAAGGAGTACTCGGGGGCCAACGCATGA
- the pstS gene encoding phosphate ABC transporter substrate-binding protein PstS → MKLLRKNGLRATALGALAVSGALVLTACGSDDNSDDTGSGSTSAAASAPAANAACDGAKGQLRASGSSAQANAQNVWAKGYMAACPGVEINYKASSSGEGITAFNQGSVGFAGSDSPLKPEEVADSKKVCSGGQGIDLPMVGGPIAIGYHLEGVDNLTLDAPTLAKIFATKIKKWDDPAIKALNPDAKLPGKAIQPFHRSEDSGTTDNLGKYLTAAAPKDWTFEGGKSWPAPGGQAASGSAGVATQVKQVDGSIGYFELSYATSQQISTVDIDTGAATPAKATTDNASKAIGAAKVVGTGSDLSLQLDYTTKADGAYPIVLVTYEIVCDKGNKADTLGTVKSYLNYTAGDEGQKQLAAAGYAPIPTEINAKVRTAIAALS, encoded by the coding sequence GTGAAGCTTTTGCGCAAGAACGGGCTGCGCGCCACCGCGCTCGGTGCCCTCGCCGTCTCCGGCGCCCTGGTTCTCACGGCGTGCGGATCGGACGACAACAGCGACGACACGGGCAGCGGAAGCACGTCGGCGGCCGCGAGCGCCCCGGCGGCCAACGCCGCGTGCGACGGCGCCAAGGGTCAGCTGCGCGCCTCCGGTTCCAGCGCGCAGGCCAACGCCCAGAACGTGTGGGCCAAGGGCTACATGGCCGCTTGCCCCGGCGTCGAGATCAACTACAAGGCTTCCTCCTCCGGTGAGGGCATCACCGCCTTCAACCAGGGTTCGGTCGGCTTCGCCGGTTCCGACTCCCCGCTGAAGCCCGAAGAGGTCGCGGACTCCAAGAAGGTCTGCTCCGGCGGCCAGGGCATCGACCTCCCGATGGTCGGCGGCCCGATCGCGATCGGTTACCACCTGGAGGGCGTGGACAACCTCACGCTCGACGCCCCGACCCTCGCCAAGATCTTCGCCACGAAGATCAAGAAGTGGGACGACCCGGCGATCAAGGCGCTGAACCCCGACGCGAAGCTGCCCGGCAAGGCGATCCAGCCCTTCCACCGCTCCGAGGACTCCGGCACCACGGACAACCTGGGCAAGTACCTGACCGCCGCCGCGCCGAAGGACTGGACGTTCGAGGGCGGCAAGTCGTGGCCCGCCCCCGGTGGCCAGGCCGCTTCCGGCTCCGCCGGTGTCGCCACGCAGGTCAAGCAGGTCGACGGCTCGATCGGTTACTTCGAGCTCTCCTACGCCACCTCGCAGCAGATCTCCACGGTCGACATCGACACGGGTGCCGCCACTCCGGCGAAGGCCACCACGGACAACGCGTCCAAGGCCATCGGCGCCGCGAAGGTCGTCGGCACGGGCAGCGACCTGTCGCTCCAGCTCGACTACACCACCAAGGCCGACGGTGCCTACCCGATCGTCCTGGTGACGTACGAGATCGTCTGCGACAAGGGCAACAAGGCCGACACCCTCGGCACGGTCAAGTCGTACCTGAACTACACGGCCGGCGACGAGGGCCAGAAGCAGCTCGCAGCCGCGGGCTACGCCCCGATCCCCACGGAGATCAACGCGAAGGTCCGTACGGCCATCGCCGCACTCTCCTAG
- a CDS encoding NUDIX hydrolase codes for MSVNSTNGTGGTGDTNGTGSTGSTGDGANTVLAAGCVLWRRAPYGNAGLELCLVHRPKYDDWSHPKGKLHRGEDPLAAALREVLEETGHHCVPGARLGTVRYPVQGRPKQVDYWAAEASGGAFRANDEVDRVLWLSPAAARERLTQPRDRLLVDALLNALHTA; via the coding sequence ATGTCGGTGAACAGCACAAACGGTACGGGCGGCACGGGCGACACGAACGGCACAGGCAGCACGGGCAGCACGGGCGACGGCGCGAACACGGTGCTCGCCGCGGGCTGCGTGCTGTGGCGTCGCGCCCCCTACGGCAACGCCGGCCTCGAACTGTGTCTGGTGCACCGCCCCAAGTACGACGACTGGTCCCACCCCAAGGGCAAGCTGCACCGCGGCGAGGACCCGCTGGCCGCCGCGCTGCGCGAGGTCTTGGAGGAGACGGGCCACCACTGTGTGCCGGGCGCACGCCTGGGTACGGTCCGCTATCCCGTGCAGGGCCGGCCCAAGCAGGTCGACTACTGGGCGGCCGAGGCGTCCGGCGGCGCGTTCCGGGCGAACGACGAGGTCGACCGCGTCCTGTGGCTGTCCCCCGCCGCGGCGCGTGAGCGGCTCACCCAGCCCCGCGACCGGCTCCTGGTCGACGCCCTGCTGAACGCCCTGCACACCGCCTGA
- a CDS encoding CHAD domain-containing protein, with protein MQHHDTDTDRLTAGEVLAGYLHARAADFLRSLRLYSESGSDTAAADQAARALRSSARRIGGSLHTYRALLDPAWADQLRKELGWLSGTLAQEHACTARLHRLVGALARLSGAGAVAGAESVPVAVSVPATRTEGANGAGPALPGGTPTVAPTAPTAPAVTSTLTVGASRAGALLERQLTLARTRSHSAALQALGSSRFHAVADAVAVLASEVPLAPAAAAAAEVVLATPLTTTERQLLEAVSALPLAVAAHPYNAEALVHGLATAADGEAQDAPWHQVRQLLRLHRYAQEVWCVGGAPDPLLAGAGQALDRHRDAAEAAAAAANAARTPRIAPATAYALGVLHADQRLEVEAARFAFQQVWQEAAVAAS; from the coding sequence GTGCAGCACCATGACACGGACACCGACCGGCTGACGGCGGGCGAGGTCCTGGCCGGCTATCTGCACGCCCGGGCCGCCGACTTCCTGCGCAGCCTCCGGCTGTACAGCGAGAGCGGTTCGGACACGGCAGCCGCCGACCAGGCGGCGCGCGCGCTGCGCTCGTCGGCCCGGCGGATCGGGGGGAGTCTGCACACGTACCGTGCGCTGCTCGACCCGGCCTGGGCCGACCAGCTCCGCAAGGAGCTGGGCTGGCTGTCCGGCACCCTCGCCCAGGAACACGCGTGCACGGCCCGGCTGCACCGGCTGGTCGGCGCGCTGGCCCGGCTGTCGGGAGCGGGCGCGGTGGCGGGCGCCGAGTCCGTACCGGTCGCGGTGTCCGTGCCCGCGACGCGGACGGAAGGCGCGAACGGCGCCGGGCCCGCGCTGCCCGGCGGTACACCGACGGTGGCCCCCACGGCCCCCACCGCTCCTGCCGTCACGAGCACGCTGACCGTCGGGGCCTCGCGCGCGGGCGCCCTGCTGGAGCGCCAGCTGACCCTCGCCCGGACACGCTCGCACTCGGCCGCGCTCCAGGCGCTCGGCTCGTCACGGTTCCACGCGGTCGCCGACGCCGTCGCCGTACTGGCCTCCGAGGTACCGCTGGCGCCGGCGGCGGCTGCCGCTGCCGAGGTCGTACTCGCGACGCCGCTCACCACCACCGAACGGCAGCTCCTCGAAGCGGTGTCCGCGCTGCCGCTCGCGGTCGCCGCGCATCCGTACAACGCCGAGGCGCTGGTGCACGGGCTGGCCACGGCTGCGGACGGCGAGGCGCAGGACGCGCCCTGGCACCAGGTACGGCAGCTGCTGCGGCTGCACAGGTACGCGCAGGAGGTGTGGTGCGTCGGCGGGGCGCCCGACCCGCTGCTCGCCGGCGCCGGGCAGGCGCTGGACCGGCACAGGGACGCGGCGGAGGCGGCGGCAGCGGCGGCGAACGCGGCCCGCACGCCCCGGATCGCGCCGGCCACGGCGTACGCCCTCGGGGTGCTTCACGCGGATCAGCGGCTGGAGGTGGAGGCGGCCAGGTTCGCCTTCCAGCAGGTGTGGCAGGAGGCGGCGGTGGCCGCGTCCTGA